In a single window of the Cydia pomonella isolate Wapato2018A chromosome 2, ilCydPomo1, whole genome shotgun sequence genome:
- the LOC133533631 gene encoding larval cuticle protein A2B-like, with protein sequence MAFKFVVFSCLVAFTKASVAPVAVAAPLAAAPVVAAAPVAARLEEFDPLPQYRFGYDVADSLTGDYKSQTEQRDGDLVQGQYSLIDSDGTRRVVDYSADSVNGFNAVVRKEPLVAAAPAVVAEPAVVPARIAAAPAVAQPAIARYAVAPAAYTAPVARVAAYTSPVAAAFTAPVAAAYTAPVARVAAYSAPLAYRYAAPAPVLAV encoded by the exons ATGGCCTTTAAG ttCGTCGTCTTCTCCTGCCTTGTGGCCTTCACTAAGGCTAGCGTGGCCCCAGTAGCAGTAGCTGCTCCCCTTGCAGCAGCGCCCGTGGTCGCGGCGGCCCCAGTAGCGGCGCGACTCGAGGAATTCGACCCTCTGCCGCAGTATCGCTTCGGATACGATGTGGCGGACTCACTCACCGGCGATTACAAGAGCCAGACGGAGCAGCGCGACGGCGACCTGGTGCAGGGTCAGTATTCGCTGATCGACTCGGATGGCACGCGTCGTGTGGTAGATTACTCGGCCGACTCAGTAAATGGTTTCAACGCTGTCGTACGCAAGGAACCGCTCGTAGCCGCTGCGCCCGCTGTTGTGGCGGAACCCGCCGTCGTGCCCGCACGCATCGCTGCTGCTCCAGCGGTAGCCCAGCCCGCCATCGCCCGCTACGCTGTCGCACCTGCCGCTTACACCGCTCCCGTCGCGAGAGTAGCCGCTTACACTTCCCCTGTGGCTGCCGCTTTCACCGCGCCTGTGGCTGCCGCATACACAGCCCCAGTCGCCAGGGTGGCCGCATATTCTGCACCGCTCGCGTACAGATACGCCGCCCCGGCACCGGTCTTAGCCGTATAA
- the LOC133515641 gene encoding uncharacterized protein LOC133515641: MDDLLLRRLRLINDKLTTDIEVIPVTINSENLGQAQITYSKLDASLKRLDNDLMEYFRLASTPASDEICLLSGLQLQAEETLAELKVKIDQITLKSNATEKPPEANASCRLPKLQLPVYSGDVLFWCEFWDSFKSNIDSRNLPDVDKLSYLKASVTGDAKKAIDGLSTTNANYRIAISILKERFRKTSHLIDAHYATLYKVKMAKSTAEDCRKTFNEVERNLKILESLGENINHNHLRFMLLEKFPPDLVYEIKLKVNDDSIQEIRNQLDRIITAKEDAERISGRKRTHKAEDSTVGTLHINLKRARSAYPPKQQQGPPKKQNPQGGFDRRAERKNKFDSINKPNKWNRPKQTPTSNKDQPEPQQGSPKGRTAWTCIFCKGDHYNDKCSEATTLAERKKRLGKKCFMCLKLGHFIKDCKNKQEYCNEETVLTVLGKGFTTLQTSVVRANPLDNKNKQYKYRLLLDPGSQRSYVTFQTAKELKLPIEEESHLTIFTFGEDPPKEIHSPIVTLQLLSRTNKKIVIQANCVERISRGYIPTVKLKDLPESYILADDGSLSGQVQILVGNEYYFNLIYEKKIQLGSNLFLVDSALGWIISGRTEPQLSDEPYVVTYAQTCIETKLHQPDPPLCDGDIKSLWELECIGISDSPKATREEEAIKYFNNTTVKLNNRYTVSWPWITYPPDLPNNLGMAFGRLSSLLKRMDQGTLLSYDDTFKQQLDKGIIEVVLASRTSTDNVVHYLPFHGVCHRGKPMRIVYDASSKSSKDTKSLNECLYRGPLMLEDLTGLLIKFRTHQIGLTSDIEKAFLQMALHEKDRDHYR; the protein is encoded by the exons ATGGACGATTTGCTTTTAAGAAGGCTTAGGCTCATTAACGACAAACTCACCACAGACATAGAAGTTATTCCTGTTACCATTAATTCAGAGAACTTAGGGCAGGCTCAAATTACTTACAGTAAATTAGATGCATCTCTGAAAAGACTTGACAACGACTTGATGGAGTACTTTCGCTTGGCTTCGACACCTGCTTCTGATGAAATATGTTTACTGAGTGGATTGCAACTTCAAGCAGAGGAGACTTTGGCTGAACTTAAAGTGAAGATCGATCAAATAACTTTGAAAAGCAACGCTACAGAGAAACCTCCGGAAGCGAATGCCTCGTGCCGACTCCCTAAACTACAGCTGCCGGTGTATAGTGGAGATGTGCTCTTTTGGTGTGAGTTCTGGGACTCCTTCAAGAGCAACATTGATTCAAGAAATCTGCCTGATGTTGACAAGCTCTCCTATCTTAAAGCCTCGGTGACGGGAGATGCCAAGAAAGCCATAGATGGTCTGTCTACTACTAATGCTAATTATAGAATAGCCATATCAATCCTGAAGGAGCGTTTCCGCAAGACCTCTCATCTCATTGACGCGCATTATGCAACACTATATAAGGTTAAGATGGCCAAAAGCACCGCTGAAGACTGTAGAAAGACATTCAACGAAGTTGAACGAAATCTCAAAATTTTGGAATCATTAGGTGAAAACATCAATCACAATCATCTTCGTTTTATGTTGCTGGAGAAATTTCCACCCGATCTAGTTTACGAAATTAAGCTGAAGGTTAATGATGATTCTATACAAGAAATCAGGAACCAATTAGATAGAATTATTACCGCAAAAGAGGATGCTGAAAGGATTTCAGGAAGAAAACGCACGCATAAAGCAGAAGATAGTACAGTCGGAACTCTACATATAAATTTGAAACGTGCAAGAAGCGCATATCCACCCAAACAGCAACAAGGTCCCCCTAAGAAACAAAATCCTCAAGGAGGTTTTGATAGAAGAGCGGAAAGGAAGAATAAGTTTGATAGTATTAATAAACCCAATAAATGGAACAGACCAAAACAAACTCCGACTTCTAACAAGGATCAACCAGAACCTCAGCAGGGCTCTCCGAAGGGGAGAACAGCGTGGACATGCATCTTTTGCAAAGGTGATCATTACAATGATAAGTGCTCTGAAGCTACTACCTTAGCAGAAAGAAAGAAACGACTTGGAAAGAAATGCTTCATGTGTTTGAAGTTAGGCCACTTTATAAAAGACTGCAAGAACAAAC AAGAATACTGCAATGAAGAAACAGTCCTGACGGTTCTAGGAAAGGGATTCACTACTCTTCAAACTTCTGTCGTTAGGGCTAACCCCctagataataaaaataaacaatataaatatagactTCTTTTAGATCCAGGCTCTCAGCGCTCCTACGTCACATTTCAAACTGCCAAGGAATTGAAGCTTCCCATTGAAGAGGAAAGTCATTTAACTATATTTACCTTCGGTGAAGATCCTCCTAAAGAAATACATAGTCCAATAGTTACTTTACAATTGCTGTCAAGGACAAATAAGAAGATAGTTATACAAGCCAACTGCGTTGAACGTATTTCAAGAGGATACATACCCACTGTCAAGTTGAAGGACTTACCGGAGTCATATATACTAGCGGATGACGGCTCGCTAAGCGGACAGGTGCAGATTCTGGTTGGAAACGAGTACTACTTCAACCTAATTTACGAGAAGAAAATACAATTGGGTAGTAACCTGTTCCTGGTCGATTCTGCCCTTGGTTGGATAATAAGTGGTAGAACAGAACCACAGCTTAGTGACGAGCCCTATGTAGTGACTTACGCTCAGACTTGTATAGAAACGAAGCTTCATCAACCTGACCCACCCCTTTGTGATGGAGACATAAAGAGCCTCTGGGAACTAGAATGTATAGGTATTAGTGATTCACCGAAAGCAACTAGAGAAGAAGAAGCaatcaagtattttaataataccactgtgaaattaaataatcgttACACGGTAAGCTGGCCATGGATAACTTACCCACCGGACTTACCCAATAATCTTGGAATGGCTTTTGGTCGTTTATCAAGCTTATTGAAGCGTATGGATCAAGGCACGTTGTTATCATACGATGATACGTTTAAACAACAATTAGATAAAGGTATAATAGAAGTTGTACTTGCTTCAAGAACGTCAACGGATAACGTAGTTCACTACCTACCCTTCCATGGAGTATGCCATCGAGGGAAACCTATGAGAATAGTTTATGATGCTAGCTCCAAGAGCAGCAAAGACACCAAGAGTCTGAACGAATGTTTATACAGAGGACCACTCATGTTAGAAGACCTCACAGGTTTACTCattaaatttagaactcatCAGATAGGACTAACCTCGGATATTGAAAAGGCGTTCTTACAGATGGCGTTACACGAAAAGGATCGTGAC CACTACAGATGA
- the LOC133533446 gene encoding uncharacterized protein LOC133533446, which produces MELYRNLKGSFQDISMSLRDWSSNSREFMKKVSDTCKEDKVKVLGLEWDIKKDTLQLKPNLQEEAVTKRGILKTIASIYDPCGYAVPYTLSSKLFLQGLWKAGVSWDSPLSSELTEEWNVIRQNLEAIREVSVNRCYMKTPVGKGYQLHCFTDASLQAYAASVFLVCGSGKSFIIGKSRLIPSKDQESLKIPRLELLGVLIGSRLIKFVLKFFQQKIARQVLWTDSQIVIEWCKSDKLLPPFVARRIEEIRTNKDLEIRYLPTDLNPADVGTRPTCSREDGEKWLSGPQFIVEDPKTWPTTSGSGPTSSLLTGEGLGIQEDEELMEIDDPDIPNVNPVETEDGTTAKEIINQENGQMPDNKFQKLKEIQSEYFPLEVEGKVTSLSLNLGIFKDIDELLRCKGRMKHTNWSFDKRYPILIPKNSDFTNEIIIKTHQENKHVGVSHTLDKIRETYWIPQGRSQVQRILKKCPECMRHDGGPYRLPETPALPKERVNYSSPFTYVGTDYLGPLLVNNGNGNCKRWISLYTCLAVRAIHLEVVKDLTAEEGLLALRRMISARGVPILITSDNAAHFKLLSEILQNPYCVDKEIKWKFIPQLAPWHGGFYERLVGLVKNCMKKTLQKHLLNDSQLVTVVKEIEAVLNTRPLTYVDSEPDHVLKPSDFLTMGKCIIMETSGKDPTTSQGTVTKDNLIKGWKKAQIILREFKEMFENRYLLNLRERYSHHPKEPRVISKLAPKIGQIVQIKGDTKNRVNWKVGKILSLRKGADGLCRVATVRVGDTEYTRSIAHLYPLEIEDGEEQCKQTSSYDESAEEPLQLPNLPRSSRRDDMTVDSVNDVAESESLSEQRCAQAVRDKPEEEVQPYASPVEGRSSSQRILEPMYSESNEPKPKSMSEPEPFAVVDLESYEHTKPESHNLEEVTLGNESRPKRAAALRALEKIKEWTSNLVALFLPVLGSVATDAKIRCHNTNSPAATPNSALYVEL; this is translated from the exons ATGGAGCTCTACAGAAATCTAAAAGGATCTTTTCAAGATATTTCAATGTCACTCAGGGATTGGAGCTCAAATTCTCGAGAATTTATGAAGAAAGTTTCTGATACATGTAAAGAAGATAAAGTAAAGGTACTTGGTTTAGAATGGGACATTAAGAAAGATACTCTTCAGTTGAAACCTAACTTGCAAGAGGAAGCAGTCACAAAAAGAGGAATACTGAAGACTATTGCATCAATCTATGATCCATGTGGTTATGCCGTGCCCTATACTCTATCATCTAAACTCTTTCTACAAGGACTCTGGAAGGCTGGAGTGTCGTGGGACTCGCCATTGTCAAGCGAACTAACAGAAGAGTGGAACGTCATCAGACAGAACTTAGAAGCCATTAGGGAAGTGTCAGTGAACAGATGCTACATGAAGACACCAGTGGGAAAAGGCTACCAACTACACTGTTTCACTGACGCCTCCCTACAGGCTTATGCAGCATCAGTCTTTTTAGTTTGCGGCTCGGGGAAAAGCTTCATCATTGGTAAATCCCGTTTAATACCAAGTAAAGATCAGGAGAGTCTCAAGATACCCCGTCTTGAACTATTAGGAGTACTGATTGGCAGTAGATTGATAAAGTTCGTTCTTAAATTCTTCCAGCAGAAGATAGCAAGGCAAGTCTTGTGGACCGACAGCCAGATAGTCATAGAATGGTGTAAATCTGACAAACTATTACCACCTTTCGTTGCCAGGAGGATAGAAGAGATCAGAACAAATAAAGATCTGGAAATCAGATACCTTCCAACAGACCTAAACCCAGCAGACGTAGGCACCAGACCCACCTGTTCGAGAGAGGACGGGGAGAAATGGCTGAGTGGTCCACAATTTATAGTAGAAGATCCGAAGACGTGGCCAACTACATCCGGCAGTGGACCCACCAGTTCTCTCTTGACTGGGGAGGGTCTTGGGATCCAAGAAGATGAAGAACTGATGGAAATAGATGATCCAGATATACCTAATGTTAACCCGGTGGAAACGGAAGATGGCACAACTGCAAAAGAGATAATAAATCAAGAGAATGGTCAGATGCCAGACAATAAGTTTCAAAAATTGAAAGAAATTCAATCAGAGTATTTTCCTCTAGAAGTAGAGGGAAAAGtaactagtttaagtttgaatttAGGCATATTTAAAGATATAGATGAGTTACTGAGGTGCAAAGGTCGTATGAAACACACAAACTGGTCATTTGACAAACGCTATCCTATACTTATTCCAAAAAATTCAGATTTCACCAacgaaattataataaagactcatcaagaaaataaacatgttGGAGTGAGTCACACGTTAGACAAGATAAGGGAAACATACTGGATTCCACAAGGAAGAAGCCAAGTTCAAAGGATCCTGAAGAAATGCCCTGAATGTATGAGACATGACGGAGGGCCATATAGACTACCGGAAACTCCTGCTTTACCGAAAGAGAGAGTCAACTATAGTTCTCCATTTACATACGTTGGTACCGACTACCTGGGACCACTTCTAGTTAACAATGGGAATGGCAATTGCAAAAGGTGGATTAGCCTATATACATGTTTGGCTGTAAGAGCCATTCACCTAGAAGTTGTAAAGGACCTAACAGCGGAAGAAGGTTTATTGGCCTTACGCAGGATGATTTCAGCAAGAGGAGTGCCTATCTTGATAACGTCTGACAACGCAGCTCACTTTAAGTTACTCTCGGAGATTCTTCAGAATCCATACTGCgtagataaagaaataaaatggaaatttataCCACAGTTAGCACCATGGCATGGAGGATTCTACGAGAGATTAGTCGGATTGGTTAAGAACTGTATGAAGAAAACTTTACAGAAACATTTATTGAATGACAGCCAGCTGGTTACAGTGGTTAAAGAAATAGAAGCGGTTCTTAACACAAGACCTTTAACTTACGTGGACTCGGAGCCTGATCATGTATTAAAACCTTCAGATTTTCTTACCATGGGAAAATGTATCATTATGGAAACGTCAGGAAAGGATCCTACTACGTCACAAGGAACGGTGACTaaagacaatttaattaaaGGTTGGAAGAAAGCACAGATAATTCTAAGAGAATTTAAAGAGATGTTCGAGAACCGGTATCTCCTAAATTTGAGAGAAAGATATTCCCACCATCCTAAAGAACCTAGGGTAATATCCAAGTTGGCTCCAAAGATAGGTCAAATCGTGCAGATCAAAGGTGACACGAAGAACAGAGTCAATTGGAAAGTTGGgaaaatattatctttaagAAAAGGCGCCGACGGTTTATGTAGGGTTGCCACGGTACGAGTAGGAGATACAGAGTATACAAGATCTATCGCGCATCTCTACCCGTTAGAGATCGAAGATGGAGAAGAACAGTGTAAACAAACATCATCTTACGACGAAAGCGCAGAAGAACCTCTGCAACTTCCTAATCTACCCCGTTCGTCACGCAGAGATGACATGACGGTGGATTCCGTCAACGATGTTGCCGAATCCGAGTCTCTTTCTGAGCAAAGATGCGCGCAAGCAGTCAGAGATAAGCCAGAAGAAGAAGTACAACCTTATGCCTCGCCAGTAGAGGGAAGGAGTTCCTCTCAACGAATCCTAGAGCCTATGTATAGTGAGTCAAACGAGCCTAAGCCTAAGTCTATGTCCGAACCAGAACCGTTCGCGGTCGTCGACCTCGAATCTTACGAGCACACTAAGCCAGAATCACACAACCTGGAGGAGGTTACGCTAGGCAACGAGTCAAGACCTAAGAGAGCCGCAGCTCTTCGAGCCCTTGAGAAGATCAAAGAATGGACCAGCAATCTAGTCGCCCTATTCCTGCCTGTGTTGGGGAGTGTCGCGACGGACGCGAAAATCCGATGCCACAATACTAATTCACCTGCGGCAACACCGAACAGCGCCCTCTATGTGGAACTGTG A